A region of the Conger conger chromosome 6, fConCon1.1, whole genome shotgun sequence genome:
TACATTATTGCTTTAGGAATGGCAGGGGATTTATTATGCCAAAAAGAAGAATGGAGAAAGTGTCCAGCAAAACGTGAGGATCACGCCAGTGCCAGGACAGGGAAGGTGAGGAGAACTACCCCATGGTGATATCATCCACCATTACAGAAACCCACTACTTCATGTTATGGTGCATTTGAATTTCAATGTATGAAATTGTGactatggggggaaaaaagccaaccattttctccatctccatctttttgtttttcagaaaaatcaGACACTATGTGTCTATTAACAGGCctttaaatgataataataaggTAAGAAGTGAAATTTCATACACTGCGGGAGTTGAAATTGTAGCTTGCTGATCACAGTGTGACaaataatgttgtttttctttcccttCCCCAGTCTGACAAGTCCAGTGATCGTGTGCAAGCAGAGTCTCAGACAGGTACGACCCTCAGGTTTAGAGTATCACATGTAGCTAATACCaaggtaataataatatgtgCTATTTAGCAGGCGCATTTGTCCAAaaggacttacagttgattagaccaagcaggggccaatcccccctggagcaatatgtgtcccagtcattcaccttagccactagtacAGGTTGTACTAGCCCTGAGGTGGGGGTTTCCAGTCCTGAATGGCTAGCTTTATTGCTGTTGTAGCCCCTGATAGTAACCAGGCTTTTTTCCCTGAGTTAACTGAGAAAATAATGAAGACACAAtatgtcccagaatgcaccactgCCAGCTTAGCCTAGCATTGCCCAGCCCTGTATCAGCTTAGTGAAGAGCAATTTCACtcgctgtttcagcctggctccacttttacacaataaaaataaaataaaaaagagttcTGGGAGTTCTAGATTGAGATATATCTAGAATGAGTTATAGAGTAggtgtgtccatctcatttgcataaagtattccCTAAACAGTCAGGTGCCAGCAGTGTTCTGTATAGTATTGATCCCTAACAGCTGGCTTTCTGACTTAAGTGAAAAAGTGAGCctttaaaagtgaaaaaatgagcCTTTAAAAGTAAACTAACAAATTTGTGGGTGTGAGCAGTTTTCTGCCTGGATGTGGATGTCCATATGATGCAGAGGTGCCCCAGAAAGGGTGATCTGACATCAGGAGAGGGCCAGTGGACTGTGGAAGGCATTCTTCAAACTTTATAGGGCTTTTCTACCTGTTTTTATGCCAAAATGATACTATTTCATCTATGTTTAAATAATGccatggattaaaatgtttcaatgtttcaatgttttaactTCGGCATGTTCACAGCTAAAAAGCTTGAGTGTAACTGCCCTTTAATGGAGCTGTGGTATTAAGCTTACATACATGTTCAGTCTGCGGTCTCTTCTGTGCCCAGATATGCAGTCCTGCAAACACAAGGACAGGAGGAAAGGCTCTCTGGACGTCAGATCCACTACGTCCCGAGGGAGTGATGGTGAGTGCCAGCTTCATTCAGCCAGCTGTGGGAAATatcagcttcagcttcagctgctgaacattacatgacagttatttagctgaggcttttatccaaagaaaattacagttgattagactaagcaggggacaatccccctaaAGCAATGTGAGTAAAGCTAGGTTGCAGTTGCTAAAGGCTGTACAGATCACTCTGACCGTTTCCTTGGGACATCTTTCTACTCCACTGtcatgacataaaaattatttgGTGTGTTGTTGATTAACAAAGTTAAGTGTCAACATCTCTTATTATAATTAAGTCATTAAAGCTTAAAAGTTTCAGAATTGCCACAAATCCTTCTAGTTCTCATTTAGACATAAGGATAATTAGATAAATCTGTATTTAGTCTCTCGACAAGCCTTCTTTGATTGTTATGGACATCTCTGCATATTGAGTGTTACTGCTAATGTTTTTAAACCTTGTTTACTTTATGTAAGTAAATAAGGAAGTAATGTCATTGCAGGAAGTTCCCAGAGGAGGCACTCATCCATGGCCAGGATTCACTCCATGACCATAGAAGCTCCCATAACCAAGGTATATCTGATAGATGCTCTCTCATGCAAGGCCCAAGGTCCATCCACACCAAAACCTATAAGCGTAACCATAACTATAATAACAACCacgtgagcatccacactgctgaatgATAACTTTCTGTAAATAGCCCATCACCtaggtcagccattttgaacgtGATGCCCTGTGAATTCAAATTGATTTTTTATTGGCTGTCGGTGGTTTATCCTTCCTGCAGCTGGTAAAAATCGCTCTGAAAATTATCCCAACGATATCATTCATCACTGTCGTCGTAGTGATCCATCCACTCCAGGATTTTTAAAAGGACATATGCATAGCTATCATTATGCAGTAGTTATCATTGCTGGTGCCTACAGACTACAGCACCCACAGATCTAGTGCCACCTTAGCCCCTAAAAAGGGTCATCTCCACTGGCGGCTCGACATGTAGCAGTGCGTTCCACACTGAACACTCAGGTCAGAGTTACTGCTGCAGCATTGCCTCGGGAGGAAGGGTTACGGTCAGCAGGGTAACTCCTGGGTCCTTCCTGTGCAAAGCTGCAAGCAGCACATTGATCTTCCTCAGCAGGCTGTCACCCGAACTACACGGTAACAAAGTCTGTGACAAGATCAGGACAGGCATACACAGCTGCAATTCCGAATCCAGATTTGAACAAAGACATTAGCTCGTGGGCCATATTATCTCAGGAGGTAAGATCGATTGTCTGGCACTGGAAAATACGAAAAAATCCCATTCATGAAGTCACCGTTTCTAACTTCATGTTAGTGGATACTACATTGGCGAGTTGACCGTGAATAAAGCAATCTTATTTTTTGGGGGCAttaactgtaaatcactttggataaaagcgctgtaataatgcagtccatttgccatttaccgaAAGTAGGTTGAAAAGGTTCTCCAAAGAGCTGATCTGCTGTCAGTTCCTCCTGAGGCGGGCTCCCCTGGCCTGATGGCCTGTGTTCCCCCTGCCCCCGCTCCTCCAGGTGATAAACATCATCAACGCGGCCCAGGAGAGCAGCCCCATGCCCGTGGCCGAGGCCCTGGACCGCGTGCTGGAGATCCTGCGCACCACCGAGCTCTACTCCCCCCAGCTGGGCACCAAGGAGGAGGACCCCCACACCAACGACCTGGTGGGGGGGCTGATGACTGTGAGTGCCCCCCTCTCCGTCCGCACTGTATAAAGTGTCTTAACTGTTTCACTAATCAAGATCTTAAGTCTTGTAATAAATCTTACGATCTTATTTCTTCCTCTCAAGTGCAGTCAAGTTCAATTTCAAGATTTCCCAGTGGAAtaagaaaattgcacttgtcGAGCACACGTGAACttgaaacaagctaatattttctacttcagaggaaaaaaatattgttgttaGGTTATTATGAGATTAAAGTGCTTGTTAAGATTGTCACGTTTTGCAGTGCACACGCAAGGCTGCAGAATCGCACAATCGCACAGGGTGTTCCAGAAACTGGAAGTCCGATGTGGGAAAATGTGCTCCAGTCGgatttttccccatttgtttTCTCAccgtttttttttgtgggggggtgggtgatgGTGGATAAGTGGTGTATGGAGCATGACCCCCCAGGGGAAAAGACAGTGTGACCAAGTTATTTATGGAATCTTTAACCCTTCACTCTTGAGGCGCTAGCAgtgctgttttctgtttaaaaggCTGGTATTGTGATACAGCCTTTTACAGCCGGTACATCATGTTCTCGAGGTGGAGACTTTGTTAATCGATTAACTGAGCTGGTTCAGCAAATCTCGAAAATATTATGTCAAAGGAGGACGATAAGTTAACCCCCTTTGTCCTGAAATATCACTTTCACTGATGTTCAAAATGAAAGTATATCAGCCTACTTAACGGCTGCGCTGATCCCAGGGGAAATCTTGCCATTTCTTCAAATTGTATTCCCGgtttaatgaaatgtttctcGAAATCTAATTCCAGTATGATTACAACATCACAACCGTCCtttaattattcatgaattACAGGAATTGGCACGCTGGCAGCAACTGTGTCTCGCTCCCCTTATGAACACAACTGTGTCTCACTCCCTTTATGAACACAACTGTGTCTCACTCCCTTTATGAACATAACTGTGTCTCACTGCCTTTATGAACACAACTGTGTCTCACTCTCTTTATGAACACAACTGTGTCTCACTCCCTTTATGAACACAACTGTGTCTCACTCCCTTTATGAACACCACTGTGTCTCACTCCCTTTATGAACACCACTGTGTCTCTCCCTTTATGAACACAACTGTGTTTCACTCCCTTTATGAACACAACTGTGTCTTTCCCCCCCTTGTGAACACAACTGTGTTTGGCCTTGTCGAGATCTCATGTTCCTgtggtgtctgagtgtgagtcgCCCTTGGGGACTGTCGTGTTTCCTCAGAATCAGCCTGCCATTTTACTCTCTCTTCCATCATTCATGAAAATTAAGTTTTTGAAAAAACATATATCCCCCAGTACAGACCAGGAACAGGCACTGTACAGATGGCAATACAGACACCACACAGACggcagtacagacacagtaaaCATGGCAGTACAGGCAGCAATACAGACACAGATGCAGTACAGACACCGCACAGACGGCAGTACAGATGCTGCACATACggcagtacagacacagcacagatGCAGTACAGACGCAAGGCCAGCCCTGGCGGAGCAGAGTGGAGGGGAGCCCCAGAGGAAGTGCTAGATTGTCCTTTGTGCTCCTGCTGACCGTGGAGGAAGAGCTGGCTGCTCCACACCGCCACAGGCTCTCAGACGAGCCTTTTCCTCTCTGCTCCAGTAGCCTGGACACATCCTGTTCTTAGGTAGACCAGACAAATGAGTTTTAATTCTACGTGTCGAGACACTCGAGTAACAAGATATAAGGACATACTAGGCCTAAGgaaattgaaattaaatctccctgcatgtgtgtatacccTCATTCAACAGAAACGTCTGAGCAGAATTCCCTTCATCTGCACTGTTTAAGTGgcagttctttttttgtgtgtggttttgtgtgcttGAATTGTTTAAATAGGAATCTATATTAGGGGAATTTTGATAGTGTTTTTAGGTTTTCTGCAGTTAAACCACTTTGCTGAACGTAGGGctgctgtctgtgttggacacGCTGAGCTCCGGAGTAAAACCTTAAAATAGACCGCGCCACGACGCTGCCGTGCGTTAGACAATGCACGGGTCAAAGATGAGCCCAGCTCTACTTCCCTTCTCCATCCACGAGTAAACACACACTAACTTTACACACTGGAGCTGGGACTGCAGCTACCTGCATCCTGGGGCCTGCTGCTACCTGCGTCCTGGGGCCTGTTGGTACCTGCGTCCTGGGGCCTGCTGTTACCTGCGTCCTAGGGCCTGCTGGTACCTGCTTCCTGGGGCCCTCTGGTACCTGCTTCCTGGGGCCCTCTGGTACCTGCTTCCTGGGGCCTGCAGCTACCTGCATCCTGGGGGCTGCTGTTCTAGATGAGCTCTGTGATCCATGTGAAAACTGGGCACTCACTCTGGGTCACACATCCATTTTTCATAGGCTCTGCCATATTGCACACATTGTGCATAATTCACTGTTTCAACAAGCAGCTTGACAAGAAGCACAGGACTGTTTTGAATCTCATGAAATGTTCCACAGCCGACGTACTTGAAACTGGGGAATCGTTCAAGAGTATGGTAGTTAATGCAGTGCCAGAAGCCTGTTCCTGTATGTTGAAATATTCATCATAGTCATCATtattcaacccccccccctcccccgcccaaaTTTTAACTAACAGCCACATGGAATTCATAAGAAAATAAGAATGATCTGTTGCTCATATGCAGTGTTCGgattcatgtttttctttgattCGTGTTTCCCTTCTGCAGGATGGTTTACGGAGATTATCGGGGAACGAGTACATCTTTGCAACCAAACGTAAGAACCTGGAAATGCCTTTTCTAAATTTTCCGCTTAAAGGAAACCAGGCAGACACATCGCAGCTGGGAATGATATATACTGGAATTTCTGATGTGACCTTTGAACCCTGCTGTACCCTAGCAACCCTACCATGATTACTCATCTCTGAAACCTTCCAGTGGCAGCTTCGTCAAACATCGTCTATGTAGCACATAACACAGCAAGCAAATGTGGAGTCCAGGATGTACAAGTGTAGAATATGACGTTATAAGTTATCTTAAGTGTCTATAGAATCAGGAGCAAACATTGCaggaaatctttttttctcacaaatttcttcaaattttgaTAAATGAAATGGGCAGGGCACAGCAGAGTAGAATGAAACTGGAAGCAAGACCAGTTGAATTtgcttgttttagtttttagatttTTGTTGGAAGGATTATTTTTGCACAATGCGCGGTCCTCCCCCCGCCTCTCATCTTCTTctcttgtttgtgtttgcactCAGAGCTCCACCATATTCCCAGCCATCTGATCACACCGCTCTCGCTCAACGACATCCCCCCTAGGGTGGCGCAGACCATGGAGAATGAAGACTCCTGGGACTTTGACATATTCAACCTGGAGACTGCGACTATGAAgcggtgagggggggaggggggaaggggggtctaAGGCTGTCCAGGAGCACCTCACCCAAAGGAATCCACAGCCAGCACTTAGTAACCATTAACACTTGCTGTTACGGCACAGCTAGCAGCACCTGTAAGAGCTGACCAAATACAGCGCAGTCCGTGTGCATTTGGACATTTGGTACAAATTtctagtccagcacattggatttgaaatcttATACCTGCTCTATGGAAGTGATTTAATACACTTGAcaattcagaagcagctgagaagcgaaccgtccaattacttttggtcccctcaAATGGGGGGTTGTTCATGAGCTCAGTGTTTATGTTTAATATTGATATTTTACAAGGCACTCACTGGCCACATGATCGCAAGAGTCCATCCGTCCGTCGTTGATGGCTACTTTTTCCCatcctttttcagctttattttgaATTGAGTCACAATTTTATGATTATGTTCAATTAACATTGTCAGTAATACTGTATAGTGTATTTCAACAGAACTGAAATTGTGCGCTGATGACAGGACTGCAGCACAGTTGAAATCCAGCACCAGGGGTTATGAGACTGTTGTTGACGTGGAAGAATGCGTGATGAAAGTGCATTCGTGGACGGTTTAAAATCTCCAGCCACAGCTGGTACCCACGTCACCATTTGAAGTTTTAATGAAAAGCAGTACGCTGCTGTGATCTGTGAATATCGGTATGGAGTTTCTGAGCTGCGTGATAAAGAGAGAAACTTGGGAGTGTATCAAacgtttgtgttgtttgtgatGATCCTTTCCAGACCCCTGGTGTTCCTGGGACTGAAGGTTTTCTCGCGCTTCGGGGTGTGCGAGTTCCTGAACTGCCCTGAAGCGGTGCTGAGGTCGTGGCTCCAGGTCATCGAGGCGAATTACCATGCCAGCAACTCCTACCACAACTCCAGCCACGCAGCCGACGTGCTGCACGCCACCGCCTACTTCCTCTGCAAGGAGAGGGTGAAGGTGAGgacattccaattgcttatttttctctttttttatatttcttgctctctctttctactAGCTCCACCCATCCAGAGAGGCTAGGgaaagtggcaagaaaaatcATTGAAGACAGGGAAATTGAGAACATGAATTCAGCAAATGTAATGTCCTTGCTCCTCCAAACATCAGTTCGATGCCACATCAGTTACATACAGTCATGGCAGATGGGCAGATGGGGAGATGTGGATCCACAGATGTTTACttggaaagattgggagttcataaattctacttctagctcctagaaggaacatttaacagggtGGAATGTCCTTAAGGATTTCTctttaaaccaggggtaccaAATTGTGTGCCTTGGAGAACTGAGAGTTACTCTTGAACGATGCTGGTTttaattccaaccaatcaccaccagctgatttcacacaTTAGTTCAGTCCTCTCTGGATGTAGTTGTGTATTAGTGATGTCAGCTGGTTGTTTCAGCttatatttgtttgtatgtatgtggtaAATAAGGACCAGCATTATACGACTCTGGGATGTCACGACACTATTAAGCCCAGTCTACATCAAGCTGACTCGAGACGAGATggttttagaaatgttttttcgAGAAAGTGTTAGTGGTTTTAGACGTTCTAaactgtccagttttagaaCGTCTGAAACATAGTTTGTTTAGAAACATAAACAGTCAAGCATGTGGAGTCATTGTcattgaaacatgtatttattgGTTTGCTTGGCGCTTTGGTGTAGACTGCCTAATTTTTACTTGGATGTTCTGAGATTTTAATCTGGACGTTCTGAGCTTTCTCCCATCTCATCTCCTCTGGAGTCAACTGTTTGATGTAGCCTGGGCCTTATCTTATTTGCAGCAAAGCCTGGACCCCATCGACGAGGTGGCGGCCCTGATTGCTGCCACGGTGCACGACGTGGATCACCCCGGCCGCACAAACTCCTTCCTGTGCAACGCGGGCAGCGAGCTGGCCGTCCTGTACAACGACACAGCCGTGCTGGAGAGCCACCACTCCGCCCTGGCCTTCCAGATCACCACTCGCGACGACAAGTGCAACATCTTCAAGAACATGGAGAGGTGAGCGGCCGGAGGGGAGGCCGGACGCCCTATTCCATGTTCCTCCATGTTACTATCCCcatgtctgcttttttttttgtctttgtatttgtGCGGTTGCTGTGTTCAGCATttcgtgaccttggaattatatgTTTCTATCTGCGTTCTCAGTGGTTTTGAGATGTAGAGCTTCAAAGATGCCAAACCGAATGGGTTCCAAGCATATTGAAGCAACCttcaatttagcatttttttatatgtttaaacagtattCTTGTGTAGAActtgtgtaaaacttcacacgtccataagcaacatatttacgtatgaccctttttcatttttgtcaaaaatgccAGTTAGAACCTCATAATTCTAAGGTCTCAATTTGTTAATGCCAATTTTTAAATCTCAGATTTTCttgttgttttacattttcacctATTTGTATCCCCTTCACAACCAGGAACGAATACCGCACCCTCCGCCAAGCGATCATTGACATGGTCCTGGCCACTGAGATGACCAAGCATTTTGAGCACGTCAACAAGTTTGTGAACAGCATCAACAAGCCATTGGCAGCACTGGAGGAGAATGGGGTGAGATGAACTTCTCAGAACAgatattgtacattgtacacGGAGCACTTTTATGGTGTCTGacattttgatctatgaagacctgccctgcatttcagtttttctgtgttaggatgtgaaagctttcaagctcaatatctcaacaccactcagaacgcagatagaaccttacaATGCCAAGGTCACAATATGTTTTCATGTCCACATCATTGCGATACTGAAATTATATCTCAGAATTGCCAATTCCAAagggttttcttttcatttcccccacactgatttgctggagtacagtaaGGCAGAGTGTTTTTAGGCTGGAATGGCTGAAGAGCGCATAGCATTATACGCAGGGGAGACACAGCCGTGATGCTGCTCTAAAGGAAGGAGTCCTGGGTGAAAATAGCAGTGGCCTCTCTTACCGTGGGCACAGGCTGCACTGCGGGGCCAGAATGTGACAGCCTCCTACCAGCTTTCTCAAGCCTGTGTGGAATGCAGATCAGGGCCATTTTAAGGGATCCTAAtgctttttaaagaaaatggagggaaaaaaaaacctgacccCTGAGATACTGTACTCGCCTCAACTTCTCTTTGTGGAACCTTGGAAAATGTCCAAGACGAGCTGAAATCAAACTTTTTCTTcgatttagtcaattcttcataaccatacgaacacatgttaaagtatatattccaaaatgtTTATAAAACATTCACTCGTGTACACTGCGTACATCATATTGTGGGagctgtagcggcctgtagcgtagtggttaaggtaaatgactgggacccgcaaggtcagcggttcgatcctattgtagccacaataagatccgcacagccattgggcccttgagcaaggcccttaaccctgcattgctccatgggaggattgtctcctgattagtcgaatcaactgtacgtctgccaaatgccattaatatcgTGGGAGCTAGTTCTGCCCAAACCTCTGTTTCAGAAGTCTTCAAAACTTTCGCCTAGCTAATCAAAAATTGCTTCTAAAAAGTATTGACTAATTGAAAATCTCATAATATTTTGCTCTTGAAAGCTTTGCTGTATTACTGTATGCCGTTTGATATAAATTTGACACAGAAAAAGTGTCCCAGTGCTTCTGAAGTGGTCTGTTCCTGTGCTGATTGACTCCTCTCTGCTCCCAGGGCAATGGGGACGAGGAGGCCACCAAAAGCATTCTGATGCTGCCGGAGAATCGGATTCTAGTGAAGCGCATGCTGATCAAGTGTGCAGACATCTCCAACCCCTGCAGACCCCTGCAGCTCTGCATCGAGTGGGCCGGCCGCATCTCAGAAGAATATTTTGCACAGGTAACTGCGACTCCAATATGTCTGAATCCTGGCATAATAATGGTCgtgaaaatatacactcagtgagcactttattaggtatttattagacttattttttagacttattggtcttctgttgctgtggcctgtccacttaagagggtttgacgtgttgtgtgttcagagatgctcttctgcataccactgttatttgcattactgtcaccttcctctcagctttgactagtcttgccattctcctctgacctctctcattaacaacgcgtttttgcccacagaactgctgctcactggatgtttttagtttttcacaccatctctgcaaactgtagagacttgtgtgtgaaaataccaggagatcagcggtttctgagatattcaaaccaccctgtctggcagcaacaatcatcaAACAGCTGACACTgtctctgcatgcttttatgcatttagtcgctgtgacatgattgactgattcaattttagcattaacaagctggtgtacaggtatatctaataaagtgtCCAGTGAGTGTAGATTGtacagtgggggaaaaaaaaaagtaatactgGTTTGAATTCAGTGGTGTAGCTGTGGTGGTAGCTGGGGcgttaaggcccatccacaccaacagTTATAACTATAAC
Encoded here:
- the LOC133131638 gene encoding high affinity cAMP-specific and IBMX-insensitive 3',5'-cyclic phosphodiesterase 8A-like isoform X2; amino-acid sequence: MGCASSIHISDRVVYHSGKESEDSHSPQQTNTAQQSQQQGTSAPGLPIKPSSYKSAFTEVQFGPMKLHEDQLQVLLVFAKEDGQSNGFIWACEKAKFRCNVARTPESALECFLEKHHDIIIIDHRHSRHFDAEALCRSIRAANSSENTVMVAVVRRPDREEGSVMPLISAGFNRRYLENANMMSCYNELLQLEHGEVRSQFKLRACNAVFTALEQSQEAIEITSEDQVIQYVNPAYESTMGYQRGELIGKEIIEVPMSERNKPDLLETINACIRKGKEWQGIYYAKKKNGESVQQNVRITPVPGQGRKIRHYVSINRPLNDNNKSDKSSDRVQAESQTDMQSCKHKDRRKGSLDVRSTTSRGSDGSSQRRHSSMARIHSMTIEAPITKVINIINAAQESSPMPVAEALDRVLEILRTTELYSPQLGTKEEDPHTNDLVGGLMTDGLRRLSGNEYIFATKQLHHIPSHLITPLSLNDIPPRVAQTMENEDSWDFDIFNLETATMKRPLVFLGLKVFSRFGVCEFLNCPEAVLRSWLQVIEANYHASNSYHNSSHAADVLHATAYFLCKERVKQSLDPIDEVAALIAATVHDVDHPGRTNSFLCNAGSELAVLYNDTAVLESHHSALAFQITTRDDKCNIFKNMERNEYRTLRQAIIDMVLATEMTKHFEHVNKFVNSINKPLAALEENGGNGDEEATKSILMLPENRILVKRMLIKCADISNPCRPLQLCIEWAGRISEEYFAQTDEEKRQGLPVVMPVFDRNTCSIPKSQISFIDYFITDMFDAWDAFADLPNLMQHLDNNFKYWKGLDELKLHSLRPPPE
- the LOC133131638 gene encoding high affinity cAMP-specific and IBMX-insensitive 3',5'-cyclic phosphodiesterase 8A-like isoform X4, translating into MSKWKRCQAEFVREELEMSAFTEVQFGPMKLHEDQLQVLLVFAKEDGQSNGFIWACEKAKFRCNVARTPESALECFLEKHHDIIIIDHRHSRHFDAEALCRSIRAANSSENTVMVAVVRRPDREEGSVMPLISAGFNRRYLENANMMSCYNELLQLEHGEVRSQFKLRACNAVFTALEQSQEAIEITSEDQVIQYVNPAYESTMGYQRGELIGKEIIEVPMSERNKPDLLETINACIRKGKEWQGIYYAKKKNGESVQQNVRITPVPGQGRKIRHYVSINRPLNDNNKSDKSSDRVQAESQTDMQSCKHKDRRKGSLDVRSTTSRGSDGSSQRRHSSMARIHSMTIEAPITKVINIINAAQESSPMPVAEALDRVLEILRTTELYSPQLGTKEEDPHTNDLVGGLMTDGLRRLSGNEYIFATKQLHHIPSHLITPLSLNDIPPRVAQTMENEDSWDFDIFNLETATMKRPLVFLGLKVFSRFGVCEFLNCPEAVLRSWLQVIEANYHASNSYHNSSHAADVLHATAYFLCKERVKQSLDPIDEVAALIAATVHDVDHPGRTNSFLCNAGSELAVLYNDTAVLESHHSALAFQITTRDDKCNIFKNMERNEYRTLRQAIIDMVLATEMTKHFEHVNKFVNSINKPLAALEENGGNGDEEATKSILMLPENRILVKRMLIKCADISNPCRPLQLCIEWAGRISEEYFAQTDEEKRQGLPVVMPVFDRNTCSIPKSQISFIDYFITDMFDAWDAFADLPNLMQHLDNNFKYWKGLDELKLHSLRPPPE
- the LOC133131638 gene encoding high affinity cAMP-specific and IBMX-insensitive 3',5'-cyclic phosphodiesterase 8A-like isoform X3, which gives rise to MEEQNLIHFDEDRVRNGPQHKSAFTEVQFGPMKLHEDQLQVLLVFAKEDGQSNGFIWACEKAKFRCNVARTPESALECFLEKHHDIIIIDHRHSRHFDAEALCRSIRAANSSENTVMVAVVRRPDREEGSVMPLISAGFNRRYLENANMMSCYNELLQLEHGEVRSQFKLRACNAVFTALEQSQEAIEITSEDQVIQYVNPAYESTMGYQRGELIGKEIIEVPMSERNKPDLLETINACIRKGKEWQGIYYAKKKNGESVQQNVRITPVPGQGRKIRHYVSINRPLNDNNKSDKSSDRVQAESQTDMQSCKHKDRRKGSLDVRSTTSRGSDGSSQRRHSSMARIHSMTIEAPITKVINIINAAQESSPMPVAEALDRVLEILRTTELYSPQLGTKEEDPHTNDLVGGLMTDGLRRLSGNEYIFATKQLHHIPSHLITPLSLNDIPPRVAQTMENEDSWDFDIFNLETATMKRPLVFLGLKVFSRFGVCEFLNCPEAVLRSWLQVIEANYHASNSYHNSSHAADVLHATAYFLCKERVKQSLDPIDEVAALIAATVHDVDHPGRTNSFLCNAGSELAVLYNDTAVLESHHSALAFQITTRDDKCNIFKNMERNEYRTLRQAIIDMVLATEMTKHFEHVNKFVNSINKPLAALEENGGNGDEEATKSILMLPENRILVKRMLIKCADISNPCRPLQLCIEWAGRISEEYFAQTDEEKRQGLPVVMPVFDRNTCSIPKSQISFIDYFITDMFDAWDAFADLPNLMQHLDNNFKYWKGLDELKLHSLRPPPE
- the LOC133131638 gene encoding high affinity cAMP-specific and IBMX-insensitive 3',5'-cyclic phosphodiesterase 8A-like isoform X1: MTCMSVLNSYFSLFNNIHTAERCQAEFVREELEMSAFTEVQFGPMKLHEDQLQVLLVFAKEDGQSNGFIWACEKAKFRCNVARTPESALECFLEKHHDIIIIDHRHSRHFDAEALCRSIRAANSSENTVMVAVVRRPDREEGSVMPLISAGFNRRYLENANMMSCYNELLQLEHGEVRSQFKLRACNAVFTALEQSQEAIEITSEDQVIQYVNPAYESTMGYQRGELIGKEIIEVPMSERNKPDLLETINACIRKGKEWQGIYYAKKKNGESVQQNVRITPVPGQGRKIRHYVSINRPLNDNNKSDKSSDRVQAESQTDMQSCKHKDRRKGSLDVRSTTSRGSDGSSQRRHSSMARIHSMTIEAPITKVINIINAAQESSPMPVAEALDRVLEILRTTELYSPQLGTKEEDPHTNDLVGGLMTDGLRRLSGNEYIFATKQLHHIPSHLITPLSLNDIPPRVAQTMENEDSWDFDIFNLETATMKRPLVFLGLKVFSRFGVCEFLNCPEAVLRSWLQVIEANYHASNSYHNSSHAADVLHATAYFLCKERVKQSLDPIDEVAALIAATVHDVDHPGRTNSFLCNAGSELAVLYNDTAVLESHHSALAFQITTRDDKCNIFKNMERNEYRTLRQAIIDMVLATEMTKHFEHVNKFVNSINKPLAALEENGGNGDEEATKSILMLPENRILVKRMLIKCADISNPCRPLQLCIEWAGRISEEYFAQTDEEKRQGLPVVMPVFDRNTCSIPKSQISFIDYFITDMFDAWDAFADLPNLMQHLDNNFKYWKGLDELKLHSLRPPPE
- the LOC133131638 gene encoding high affinity cAMP-specific and IBMX-insensitive 3',5'-cyclic phosphodiesterase 8A-like isoform X6, with the translated sequence MSAFTEVQFGPMKLHEDQLQVLLVFAKEDGQSNGFIWACEKAKFRCNVARTPESALECFLEKHHDIIIIDHRHSRHFDAEALCRSIRAANSSENTVMVAVVRRPDREEGSVMPLISAGFNRRYLENANMMSCYNELLQLEHGEVRSQFKLRACNAVFTALEQSQEAIEITSEDQVIQYVNPAYESTMGYQRGELIGKEIIEVPMSERNKPDLLETINACIRKGKEWQGIYYAKKKNGESVQQNVRITPVPGQGRKIRHYVSINRPLNDNNKSDKSSDRVQAESQTDMQSCKHKDRRKGSLDVRSTTSRGSDGSSQRRHSSMARIHSMTIEAPITKVINIINAAQESSPMPVAEALDRVLEILRTTELYSPQLGTKEEDPHTNDLVGGLMTDGLRRLSGNEYIFATKQLHHIPSHLITPLSLNDIPPRVAQTMENEDSWDFDIFNLETATMKRPLVFLGLKVFSRFGVCEFLNCPEAVLRSWLQVIEANYHASNSYHNSSHAADVLHATAYFLCKERVKQSLDPIDEVAALIAATVHDVDHPGRTNSFLCNAGSELAVLYNDTAVLESHHSALAFQITTRDDKCNIFKNMERNEYRTLRQAIIDMVLATEMTKHFEHVNKFVNSINKPLAALEENGGNGDEEATKSILMLPENRILVKRMLIKCADISNPCRPLQLCIEWAGRISEEYFAQTDEEKRQGLPVVMPVFDRNTCSIPKSQISFIDYFITDMFDAWDAFADLPNLMQHLDNNFKYWKGLDELKLHSLRPPPE